The Opitutus sp. ER46 genome has a window encoding:
- a CDS encoding lysozyme inhibitor LprI family protein, with product MQPSATGFRRWAPWIMFVAGVLAGVGGAALLAPEPPAPLLAPELATDPIKPGPLDRAFAVEIEGRGPDTALAELYRQFEERWEREMEAAAQTLAGRLNAEDRALLVRSQRSWLAYRDTQKALHEMIYTPGARRSLPTMYYAFHARRDMLTVRARALDLRDLQEARQTLILELAMP from the coding sequence ATGCAACCTTCTGCAACCGGGTTCCGCCGCTGGGCGCCGTGGATCATGTTCGTTGCCGGCGTGCTCGCCGGAGTCGGCGGGGCGGCGCTGCTGGCCCCCGAGCCGCCCGCGCCGCTGCTGGCGCCTGAGCTCGCCACTGATCCCATCAAACCCGGCCCGCTGGACCGGGCGTTTGCCGTCGAGATCGAGGGACGCGGGCCCGACACCGCGCTCGCCGAACTCTACCGCCAGTTCGAGGAGCGTTGGGAACGGGAGATGGAGGCCGCGGCGCAGACGCTGGCAGGCCGGCTCAACGCCGAGGACCGGGCGCTCCTGGTTCGCTCGCAGCGTTCGTGGCTTGCTTATCGCGACACCCAGAAGGCGCTGCACGAGATGATCTACACACCCGGCGCCCGACGGTCGCTGCCGACCATGTATTACGCGTTTCACGCGCGCCGCGACATGCTGACGGTGCGGGCGCGCGCGCTCGACCTGCGTGATCTGCAGGAAGCGCGGCAAACGCTGATCCTTGAACTAGCCATGCCGTGA
- a CDS encoding MerR family transcriptional regulator, translated as MSAEFQHPIQVVVRRTGLSAHVIRIWEKRYGAVEPGRTATNRRLYSDEQIERLVLLRDLTRAGQSIGFVAKQPTEKLRELATAAGAAGGASVAAASGATAALAGGGGAARSVAVPTAGATPAELLEDCLAAVRALDAHALEQGLTRAETALGAQGMLRRVVAPLAQAIGEEWRAGGITVAHEHFASAVLRTYLAQAARGFAAGGSEPVLLVATPAGQLHELGALLVAAVAANLGWNVTYLGASLPAPEIAGAARQNRTRAVALSLVYPADDPRLEPELSRLRDLLPPEVRIIVGGQAAPAYRPVLDRIGALHVADLAQFASTLDQLRLPTPAAGATPLGAPAS; from the coding sequence ATGAGCGCCGAGTTTCAGCATCCGATCCAAGTGGTGGTTCGCCGCACGGGCCTGAGTGCCCATGTGATCCGGATCTGGGAGAAGCGGTATGGCGCGGTCGAGCCGGGCCGCACGGCCACGAACCGCCGGCTCTACAGCGATGAACAGATCGAGCGGCTGGTGCTGTTGCGCGATCTGACGCGGGCGGGCCAGAGCATCGGTTTTGTGGCGAAGCAGCCGACCGAGAAGCTGCGCGAGCTGGCAACCGCAGCGGGCGCGGCCGGAGGGGCTTCTGTCGCCGCGGCGTCAGGTGCGACCGCGGCGTTGGCGGGCGGCGGCGGCGCGGCGCGATCGGTGGCTGTGCCGACGGCGGGCGCGACCCCGGCGGAGTTGCTCGAGGACTGCCTGGCGGCGGTGCGCGCGCTCGACGCCCATGCGCTCGAGCAGGGGCTCACGCGGGCGGAGACGGCGCTGGGCGCGCAGGGCATGCTGCGGCGGGTGGTCGCGCCGTTGGCGCAGGCGATCGGGGAGGAATGGCGCGCGGGCGGGATCACGGTCGCGCACGAACATTTCGCGAGCGCGGTGCTGCGCACGTACCTGGCGCAGGCGGCGCGCGGGTTTGCGGCGGGCGGCAGCGAGCCGGTGCTTCTGGTGGCGACGCCCGCGGGGCAGTTGCACGAACTCGGCGCGCTGCTGGTTGCGGCCGTGGCGGCGAACCTGGGTTGGAACGTGACGTATCTGGGTGCCAGTCTGCCGGCGCCGGAGATCGCGGGAGCGGCGCGGCAGAACCGCACGCGTGCCGTGGCGCTCAGCCTAGTGTATCCGGCGGACGACCCGCGGCTGGAGCCGGAGCTGAGCCGGCTGCGCGATCTGCTGCCGCCGGAGGTGCGGATCATCGTGGGCGGCCAGGCGGCGCCGGCGTATCGCCCTGTGCTCGATCGGATCGGCGCGCTGCACGTGGCCGACCTCGCGCAGTTTGCGTCGACGCTGGATCAACTTCGCCTGCCGACGCCGGCGGCGGGCGCGACGCCGCTGGGCGCGCCCGCGAGCTGA
- a CDS encoding glycoside hydrolase family 97 protein: protein MKRISRIAGLCALLLAAPVFAASEPPPLSLESPDGQIEVQLHATDRLRYDVIVNHVPVLQRATLSLQLEGVTFGVQPTVGAVARRSFAGTVNPPVRQKAAVLPERYNELRVPVHASACVVFRAYNEGVAYRWETTLPQREIKVLAEEAAFNFAADAPVYFPEEASFYSHNERLFQPRAMADLTRHNLASIPAVVAARGVKIMITDADVEDYPGLWLRGTGRAGLAATFPPVALQERLEGDRDLRVTQSADYIAVTPGTRTYPWRVLGVAQRDGDMLVNPLVYLLASPSRVTDTAWIKPGKVAWDWWNANNLAHVDFKAGINTRTYKEYIDFAAENHLDYIILDEGWYRLGNVLAVVPEMNVEELVAYGKQKGVGIILWVVWKTLADQLQPALDQFSRWGVRGLKVDFMQRDDQALIRFYHEVCREAAQRHLLVDFHGAVRPASMTRTWPNLISTEGVRGLEWCKWSSYTDPEHDVTLPFTRMFVGPMDYTPGAMRNAARKEFAPAFDRPMSQGTRCHQLGLYVVFESPLQMLADSPTQYRREPETMSFLGAVPTVWDETRVLDARLGDYVVLARRSGDTWFVGAITDWNRRELEVDLSFLPAGPFVLTQWADGVNADRYAEDFVRSTQRVTNQTRLRLQLAEGGGWAGIIKPEQAVSAGTPR from the coding sequence ATGAAGCGAATCTCCCGCATCGCCGGGCTTTGCGCCCTGTTGCTCGCTGCTCCCGTCTTCGCCGCATCGGAACCGCCGCCCTTGAGCCTGGAGTCTCCGGATGGACAGATCGAGGTACAGCTCCACGCCACCGATCGGCTGCGGTACGACGTGATCGTCAACCACGTGCCCGTGCTGCAGCGCGCGACGCTTTCGCTGCAGCTGGAAGGCGTGACGTTCGGCGTGCAGCCGACCGTCGGGGCCGTGGCGCGCCGGAGCTTCGCCGGCACGGTCAACCCGCCGGTCCGGCAGAAGGCCGCCGTGCTGCCGGAGCGTTACAACGAGCTGCGCGTGCCGGTGCACGCCTCCGCGTGCGTCGTGTTCCGCGCCTACAACGAAGGGGTGGCCTACCGCTGGGAAACAACCCTGCCGCAGCGCGAGATCAAGGTCCTCGCCGAGGAGGCGGCGTTCAATTTTGCCGCCGACGCCCCGGTGTACTTTCCCGAAGAGGCGAGCTTCTACTCCCACAACGAGCGGCTGTTCCAACCGCGGGCCATGGCCGACCTCACGCGGCACAACCTGGCGAGCATCCCCGCGGTCGTGGCCGCCCGCGGTGTGAAGATCATGATCACCGACGCCGACGTGGAGGACTACCCCGGGCTGTGGCTGCGGGGCACCGGTCGCGCCGGCCTCGCCGCGACGTTTCCGCCCGTGGCGCTGCAGGAGCGGCTGGAGGGCGATCGCGACCTTCGCGTCACCCAGTCGGCCGACTATATCGCCGTCACCCCTGGCACGCGCACCTATCCGTGGCGCGTGCTCGGGGTGGCCCAGCGCGACGGCGACATGCTGGTGAATCCGCTGGTTTACCTGCTCGCGTCACCGTCGCGCGTGACGGACACCGCGTGGATCAAACCGGGCAAGGTCGCCTGGGACTGGTGGAACGCGAACAACCTGGCGCACGTCGATTTCAAGGCCGGCATCAACACGCGCACCTACAAGGAGTACATTGATTTCGCCGCCGAGAATCACCTCGACTACATCATCCTCGACGAAGGCTGGTACCGGCTGGGCAACGTGCTCGCCGTCGTGCCCGAGATGAACGTCGAGGAACTGGTCGCCTACGGAAAACAGAAAGGCGTCGGGATCATCCTCTGGGTGGTGTGGAAAACACTGGCCGACCAGCTCCAGCCGGCGCTCGACCAGTTCAGCCGGTGGGGCGTGCGCGGGCTGAAGGTGGACTTCATGCAGCGGGACGATCAGGCGCTGATCCGGTTCTACCACGAAGTCTGTCGCGAGGCGGCCCAGCGTCACCTGCTGGTGGATTTCCATGGCGCGGTGCGTCCGGCGTCGATGACCCGCACCTGGCCAAACTTGATCTCCACCGAGGGCGTTCGCGGCCTCGAGTGGTGCAAGTGGAGCAGCTACACCGATCCCGAGCACGATGTGACCCTCCCGTTCACGCGGATGTTTGTCGGTCCGATGGACTACACCCCGGGGGCGATGCGCAACGCCGCGCGCAAGGAGTTCGCGCCGGCCTTTGACCGGCCGATGAGCCAGGGCACGCGGTGCCACCAGCTCGGGCTGTACGTCGTGTTTGAAAGCCCGCTGCAGATGCTCGCCGATTCGCCCACGCAGTACCGTCGCGAGCCGGAAACGATGTCCTTCTTGGGCGCCGTGCCGACCGTGTGGGACGAAACCCGCGTGCTCGATGCGCGCCTGGGCGACTACGTCGTCTTGGCGCGCCGGAGCGGCGACACGTGGTTTGTCGGGGCCATCACCGACTGGAATCGGCGCGAGCTTGAGGTCGACCTCTCCTTCCTGCCCGCCGGACCGTTCGTGCTGACGCAATGGGCCGACGGGGTGAATGCCGACCGCTACGCCGAGGACTTCGTGCGATCGACGCAACGGGTCACGAACCAGACGCGCCTGCGGCTCCAACTGGCGGAAGGCGGCGGCTGGGCCGGGATCATCAAGCCGGAGCAGGCGGTCTCGGCAGGAACGCCGCGGTGA
- a CDS encoding fasciclin domain-containing protein, giving the protein MKSLLTLALASALATSVIAGSASYASATSARDIVAVASSAGSFNTLVAAVKAAGLVETLQGKGPFTVFAPTDEAFAKLPAGTVESLLKPENKDKLVAILTYHVIPGKVMAADVKTSRAKTVNGQELALTVGADGIRVNDARVIGTDVAASNGVIHVIDTVVLPQ; this is encoded by the coding sequence ATGAAATCCCTCCTCACCCTTGCCCTTGCTTCCGCCCTCGCGACGTCGGTCATCGCCGGCAGCGCTTCCTACGCCTCGGCCACGTCGGCCAGGGACATCGTCGCCGTCGCCTCCAGCGCCGGCAGCTTCAACACGCTGGTCGCGGCCGTGAAGGCCGCCGGGCTGGTTGAAACCCTCCAGGGCAAGGGCCCGTTCACCGTGTTCGCGCCGACCGACGAAGCCTTCGCGAAGCTGCCGGCAGGCACGGTCGAGTCGCTGCTCAAGCCCGAGAACAAGGATAAGCTCGTCGCGATCCTGACCTATCACGTCATCCCGGGCAAAGTCATGGCCGCCGACGTGAAGACCTCCCGCGCGAAGACGGTCAACGGCCAGGAGCTGGCGCTCACGGTCGGTGCTGACGGCATCCGCGTGAACGACGCCCGCGTGATCGGCACCGACGTCGCCGCGAGCAACGGCGTGATCCACGTGATCGATACCGTCGTACTCCCGCAGTAA